In Deltaproteobacteria bacterium, the following are encoded in one genomic region:
- a CDS encoding EamA family transporter, whose protein sequence is MTIGALILVLVAAVIHATWNLLNKQASGHPTFTWLVAVLSAMFYAPATIAIIEIWQIKIGFVEVGKIAGSAALHTAYFVLLHQGYRSGDLSLVYPIARGSGPLLATIAAIVFLGERPSPVALLGVLLIIGGVFVLSGNLTRLRQGEHRSAVGYALITGLFIAAYTLWDKQAVSRFAIAPIVLDWGANVGRAVFLTPYALKYSDDAINEWREHKFEAIAIAILIPLAYILVLTAMRFTPVSYVAPAREISILIATVMGARLLAEGDAPRRVAAACAMVLGVVALAVG, encoded by the coding sequence ATGACGATTGGCGCGTTGATTCTGGTTCTGGTTGCCGCGGTGATCCACGCCACCTGGAATCTGCTCAACAAGCAGGCGAGCGGCCATCCGACGTTTACTTGGCTGGTCGCGGTGCTGTCGGCGATGTTTTACGCGCCGGCTACTATCGCCATCATTGAAATCTGGCAAATCAAAATCGGCTTCGTCGAAGTCGGCAAGATAGCCGGAAGCGCGGCGCTGCACACGGCTTATTTCGTCCTGCTCCATCAAGGCTACCGCTCCGGCGATCTGTCGTTGGTCTACCCGATTGCGCGCGGCAGCGGGCCGCTGCTGGCAACCATCGCGGCGATTGTTTTTCTCGGCGAGCGGCCGTCGCCGGTTGCGCTCCTTGGCGTATTGCTGATCATCGGCGGCGTGTTCGTTCTATCCGGCAATCTCACGCGATTGCGTCAGGGGGAACATCGCTCGGCGGTCGGTTACGCGTTGATCACCGGATTATTCATTGCTGCTTATACTTTGTGGGACAAGCAGGCGGTGAGTCGTTTTGCCATCGCGCCAATCGTTTTGGACTGGGGCGCCAACGTCGGCCGCGCGGTGTTTCTTACGCCCTACGCGCTGAAATATTCCGACGATGCGATCAACGAGTGGCGCGAACATAAGTTCGAAGCGATCGCCATCGCGATCCTGATTCCCCTCGCCTACATTCTCGTGCTCACGGCGATGCGTTTTACGCCGGTGAGCTACGTCGCCCCGGCGCGCGAGATTAGTATTCTGATCGCCACGGTGATGGGCGCGCGACTTTTAGCCGAAGGCGATGCACCTCGGCGCGTGGCGGCGGCCTGCGCGATGGTGTTGGGCGTGGTGGCGTTGGCGGTTGGATGA
- a CDS encoding TfoX family protein, whose product MHLGAWRRPARWCWAWWRWRLDEVQTGQAVRLGAAMNAKDESFKDYVVDQLHQLNEVEARRMFGGFGLYQDETFFGIVHKGKLFFKIDESTVGEYRKRKMKPFWPNRKQTLKSYYQVPADVIEDADALCAWAGWAVRCQRKGEIDRITY is encoded by the coding sequence ATGCACCTCGGCGCGTGGCGGCGGCCTGCGCGATGGTGTTGGGCGTGGTGGCGTTGGCGGTTGGATGAAGTTCAAACCGGTCAAGCCGTTCGGCTCGGAGCTGCGATGAACGCTAAAGATGAATCGTTTAAAGATTACGTGGTCGATCAACTTCACCAATTGAACGAAGTCGAAGCGCGCCGCATGTTCGGTGGATTTGGCTTGTATCAAGACGAAACTTTCTTCGGCATCGTTCACAAAGGCAAGCTGTTTTTCAAGATCGACGAATCTACTGTCGGCGAATATCGTAAGCGAAAGATGAAACCGTTCTGGCCCAACCGGAAGCAGACGCTCAAGAGTTACTACCAAGTTCCGGCGGATGTTATCGAGGACGCGGACGCGTTATGCGCGTGGGCTGGGTGGGCGGTGAGATGTCAACGCAAGGGGGAAATAGATCGCATTACATATTGA
- a CDS encoding ImmA/IrrE family metallo-endopeptidase: protein MSKVAVKSDLISWARERSGVASDELLKRFPKYREWESGAAQPTLRQLEALAKTTFTPLGYFFLPEPPEDRLPIPDFRTLPGAQPKRPSPNLLETIQTMQQRQGWMRDFLREQGQEPLAFVGSVSLGVDLNELAAGIRAALSLSNDWAHRESNWTEALKTLREATEDAGILVVINGVVGNNNRRKLDRSEFQGFVLTDEYAPLIFINGADFKAAQMFTLAHELAHLWLGRGGVFSFEEMQPVNNEVEVICNRAAAEFLVPAAQLQSVWQESQETDEPFQFLARHFKVSPIVAARRALDLQLMSRPEFFEFYHAYEEDDRRQKQTSSGGDFYATQGTRIGERFANTVIRAVIEGHLLFRDAYRLTGLYGKTFDRYADYLGFRL, encoded by the coding sequence ATGAGCAAGGTCGCGGTAAAATCTGATTTAATCAGCTGGGCGCGCGAGCGGTCAGGTGTCGCAAGCGATGAATTGTTAAAACGCTTTCCGAAGTATCGAGAATGGGAAAGCGGCGCGGCGCAGCCTACCCTGCGCCAGCTCGAAGCGTTGGCCAAGACCACTTTTACGCCGTTAGGATATTTTTTTCTCCCCGAACCGCCTGAGGATCGCTTACCCATCCCGGATTTTCGCACATTGCCTGGCGCCCAACCGAAACGTCCAAGTCCGAATCTTCTTGAGACTATTCAAACAATGCAACAGCGCCAAGGCTGGATGCGAGATTTCTTGAGAGAACAGGGGCAGGAGCCTCTGGCGTTTGTTGGTAGCGTCTCATTGGGGGTCGATCTGAACGAACTTGCTGCCGGGATTCGTGCGGCTCTTTCCTTGTCGAACGACTGGGCGCACCGCGAATCGAATTGGACGGAAGCATTGAAAACGTTACGGGAAGCAACCGAAGACGCGGGCATCTTAGTCGTGATCAACGGGGTCGTCGGCAACAACAACCGTCGCAAACTGGATCGAAGTGAGTTTCAAGGATTCGTTTTGACCGATGAGTACGCGCCATTGATTTTTATCAATGGGGCGGATTTCAAAGCGGCGCAAATGTTTACCCTCGCACATGAACTAGCGCATTTGTGGCTTGGACGCGGCGGGGTTTTCAGCTTTGAAGAAATGCAGCCTGTTAACAACGAGGTTGAAGTAATCTGCAACCGCGCGGCAGCGGAATTCTTAGTGCCGGCGGCGCAGTTGCAATCCGTTTGGCAGGAATCTCAAGAAACCGACGAACCGTTTCAGTTTCTCGCCAGGCATTTTAAGGTTAGTCCAATCGTTGCCGCGCGCCGCGCGCTTGACCTTCAGCTCATGAGCCGCCCAGAATTTTTTGAATTCTATCACGCGTACGAGGAAGATGATCGCCGTCAGAAGCAGACGAGCAGCGGTGGTGACTTTTATGCTACGCAGGGAACGCGGATCGGTGAAAGATTTGCGAACACGGTCATTCGTGCGGTAATAGAGGGACACCTGCTATTTCGAGACGCCTATCGGCTAACGGGTTTATATGGCAAAACCTTTGACCGCTACGCCGACTATCTTGGGTTTCGCCTTTAG
- a CDS encoding DUF4411 family protein, whose protein sequence is MPPDRKYLLDSNVFTQAKRRYYAFDICPGFWECLIWHHQGAMVQSIDRVKEELERGGDELNDWVQATMPASFFASSDDVGVIEQYSHIQLWARQQGQFTESAKAEFAAKADAWLIAYAKAKHLVLVTHEVFDPHIQRKIPMPNVCEVFNVVHIDTFAMLRELVAQFHWQKPTQ, encoded by the coding sequence ATGCCTCCTGACAGGAAATATTTATTAGACTCGAATGTCTTTACCCAAGCGAAGCGGCGCTACTATGCGTTCGACATCTGTCCTGGGTTCTGGGAGTGTCTCATTTGGCACCATCAAGGAGCAATGGTGCAGAGCATTGACCGCGTGAAAGAGGAACTGGAGCGAGGCGGCGATGAACTGAATGATTGGGTTCAGGCAACAATGCCAGCATCTTTTTTTGCTTCGTCCGATGACGTGGGGGTGATCGAGCAATATTCGCATATTCAGCTCTGGGCGCGTCAACAAGGACAGTTCACAGAATCTGCAAAAGCTGAGTTTGCCGCGAAAGCCGATGCGTGGTTGATTGCGTACGCGAAAGCTAAACATCTTGTGCTTGTTACACACGAGGTTTTTGATCCGCATATTCAAAGAAAGATTCCAATGCCGAATGTTTGTGAAGTCTTTAATGTTGTTCATATCGATACATTCGCGATGCTCCGAGAGTTGGTAGCTCAGTTTCACTGGCAAAAGCCAACACAGTAA
- a CDS encoding DUF983 domain-containing protein: MARIFTMLAHGLRLRCPRCGVGNLYGKPFKMTEHCGNCALKFEREQGYFIGAIYINYTATVGIAVPGFFLLDTFTNITINQQLALWVPFAVIFPLLFFHHSRSLWLVMDHFFNPPEKLYSVPPKRAPNP, from the coding sequence ATGGCAAGAATCTTCACCATGCTCGCCCACGGTCTGCGCCTGCGCTGCCCGCGCTGCGGCGTTGGCAATTTGTATGGCAAGCCGTTCAAGATGACCGAGCATTGCGGCAATTGTGCGCTCAAGTTCGAACGCGAACAGGGCTACTTCATCGGCGCCATCTACATCAACTACACCGCCACGGTCGGCATCGCCGTCCCTGGATTCTTCCTCCTCGACACTTTCACCAACATCACGATCAACCAGCAGCTCGCTCTTTGGGTACCCTTCGCGGTAATCTTTCCCTTGCTGTTTTTCCACCACTCACGAAGCCTGTGGCTGGTCATGGATCACTTCTTCAACCCACCAGAAAAGCTCTACAGCGTCCCGCCGAAAAGAGCCCCTAACCCCTAA
- the uvrA gene encoding excinuclease ABC subunit UvrA: MNGKSIRILGARQNNLKNLDIEIPLNQLTVITGVSGSGKSTLAFDILYAEGQRRYVESFSAYARQFLDRMDKPDVDSIEGIPPTIAIDQSRPVRTSRSTVGTMTELHDHFKLLFAKIAVLHCRGCERVVERDTAQTVFTKLEAMGEGTATVLTFPLAPSAVAWDEVRKGLGQAGFHRVLVNREIRELDELSAAPAKKDPLQVIVDRFVLRGQNKKRITGSLEQAFHYGKGRLNLFFPDDDWRREPFSNQRHCAHCDIAYREPVPNLFSFNSPLGACETCKGFGRVIDIDLDLIIPDPGKSLSDGAIRPWINRKRRVKRLLDFCARKNIPGKKPWGELSDGQRQLIVDGDGEYRGIRGWFRRLERRSYRMHVRVLLARYRAYLMCPDCQGSRLKSDGLGYRIEGKDIAQVNALGVAAAHEFFTALKPVGALDQVSSLILDEIRRRLGYLVAVGLEYLTLDRQSRTLSGGELERVDLTTAIGSSLVNTLYVLDEPSIGLHPRDSRRLVEILQRLRANHNTVVVVEHDPEIIKECDHIIDLGPKAGEQGGEIMFAGSYDDLLKDENSLTAAYLSQRKTIPLPARRRRPLLPRSIKVIGAKANNLKNIDIEIPLGMLVCITGVSGSGKSSLVDEVLHRNLKKLKEAPTASVTDCEKILGVEKISEVLLVDQAPVGTTPRSNPATYMKAFDGVRKLFASADLSRLRGYTPSTFSFNVEGGRCETCRGEGFEKVEMQFLSDVYTSCPECHGSRYREEVLEVSYRGRNIRQVLDLTITDALEFFKDTADIHNSLLPLRAVGLEYVRLGQPLTTLSGGESQRLKLASHMARAKKAGALFIFDEPTTGLHFHDIERLLWAFNELIEQGHSVVVIEHNLEVIKCADHIIDLGPEGGDKGGEIVAVGTPAQIAAVERSHTGVYLRPYLSKSPAPFAPVLFDVGARRALPSQIDDNAIAIVGAKEHNLKNISVNIPRDRFVVFTGLSGSGKSTLAFDIVYAEGQRRYIDSLSAYARQFLEVMARPNVDYVAGIPPTVAIEQRLSQGGRNSTVATVTEIYHYLRLLYAKVGKQHCVSCGRQIHALTRSQILDRIGRAYRGKDVLVLSPLVRGRKGFHKEIIAGARRLGYRRARIDGKLMDLRAPELTNGLERFKEHNIDIVVGKAKAGGREVEAMIDQALRLGNGVIHLLSDRGEQIFNQRLFCLGCGIGYEPLDPRLFSFNSQQGACKECAGMGFIFDFDPGLIFADPRQPLKDALSGISAGSSVTGSELERAIKRLIEKLKDDHGVDIAQPFAKLPKNVQQEILHGGKGRRAFVGLIPFLKELAAAGDENARNEIDELMTETTCNTCAGRRLNPRAQAVKVEGKAIWEITGLAVDDAKEYFAKLDLSHADNLNAVRDQAVADKILKEIAQRLNFLSEVGLPYLTLDRRADTLSGGEAQRIRLAAQLGSNLRGVCYILDEPTIGLHPRDNAMLLKTLRRLEQLGNSVLVVEHDEATIQSADLIIDLGPGAGVHGGNVVYIGTPAQIKANPDSPTGAYLRSERKRLGAKRDLKKSQWLTIRGAKAHNLKNLDVKIPLGMWSCITGISGSGKSTLMRDVLYKGVKLLLGQFAGRPGEHKEIAGWKALERIVEVDQTPIGKTPRSVPASYIGVLDEIRKLYALAPEARLRGYTPSRFSFNVKGGRCEECAGQGKIRKEMSFLPDVFVDCEACNGQRFNEETLNIRYNEKNIFEVFCLTVEEAVPFFHAFPKIGRPLKVLDDIGMGYINLGQSSNTLSGGEAQRIKLAYELGKESRGTTLYVLDEPTTGLHFVDVEKLIHILHRLVDMGNTVVTIEHNLDIVKDADYIVDLGPEGGAAGGQLVACGAPLEIIKDGKKSYTARFLREYLNGGASAVTPTRKAARKRVPA; encoded by the coding sequence ATGAACGGCAAATCGATCCGCATCCTCGGCGCCCGGCAAAACAATCTGAAGAATCTCGACATCGAGATTCCGCTCAATCAACTGACCGTCATCACCGGCGTCAGCGGCTCGGGGAAATCGACGTTGGCCTTCGACATACTCTACGCCGAAGGCCAGCGCCGCTACGTCGAAAGTTTTTCCGCCTACGCGCGCCAGTTCCTCGATCGCATGGACAAACCCGATGTCGACAGCATCGAAGGCATCCCGCCGACCATCGCCATCGATCAGAGCCGGCCGGTGCGCACCTCGCGCTCCACGGTCGGCACCATGACCGAGCTGCACGATCATTTTAAGTTGCTGTTCGCCAAGATCGCCGTGCTCCATTGCCGCGGCTGCGAGCGTGTCGTCGAACGGGACACGGCGCAAACGGTCTTTACCAAGCTCGAAGCCATGGGCGAAGGCACCGCCACGGTTTTGACTTTTCCTTTAGCGCCCTCAGCGGTGGCCTGGGACGAAGTGCGCAAGGGTCTTGGCCAAGCCGGCTTTCACCGCGTGCTGGTCAATCGGGAAATTCGCGAGCTCGACGAATTGAGCGCTGCGCCGGCGAAAAAAGATCCGTTGCAAGTCATCGTCGACCGCTTCGTCTTGCGCGGGCAAAATAAAAAACGCATCACCGGGTCCTTGGAACAGGCGTTTCACTACGGCAAAGGGCGCTTGAATTTATTTTTCCCCGACGACGATTGGCGCCGCGAGCCGTTCAGCAACCAGCGCCACTGCGCCCATTGCGATATTGCCTACCGCGAGCCGGTGCCCAATCTATTTTCATTCAATAGTCCGCTCGGCGCCTGCGAGACTTGCAAAGGCTTTGGCCGGGTCATCGACATCGATCTCGACTTGATCATCCCCGATCCCGGCAAATCCCTCAGCGACGGCGCCATCCGGCCGTGGATCAACCGCAAGCGCAGAGTGAAACGTTTGCTCGACTTCTGCGCGCGCAAAAACATTCCCGGCAAAAAACCCTGGGGCGAATTGTCCGACGGGCAAAGACAATTAATCGTCGACGGCGACGGCGAGTATCGCGGCATTCGCGGCTGGTTCCGCCGCCTCGAACGGCGCAGCTACCGCATGCATGTGCGCGTGCTGCTGGCGCGTTATCGTGCCTATCTAATGTGTCCCGACTGCCAGGGCAGCCGGCTCAAATCGGACGGCTTAGGCTATCGCATCGAAGGCAAAGACATTGCCCAGGTCAATGCTCTCGGCGTCGCCGCCGCCCACGAATTTTTCACCGCCCTCAAACCCGTCGGCGCCTTGGATCAAGTGTCGAGTTTGATCCTCGACGAGATTCGCCGCCGCTTGGGTTATCTGGTCGCCGTCGGTTTGGAATATTTGACCCTCGACCGCCAATCGCGCACGCTGTCAGGCGGCGAGTTGGAGCGCGTCGATTTGACCACCGCCATCGGCTCCTCGCTGGTGAATACCCTATACGTCCTCGACGAGCCGTCGATTGGACTTCATCCGCGCGACAGCCGGCGTTTGGTGGAAATTCTCCAGCGCTTGCGCGCCAATCATAATACCGTCGTCGTCGTCGAGCATGATCCTGAGATCATCAAGGAGTGCGATCACATCATCGATCTTGGGCCGAAGGCCGGCGAGCAAGGCGGCGAAATCATGTTCGCCGGTTCCTATGACGACTTGCTCAAGGATGAGAATTCGCTCACCGCCGCTTACCTGAGCCAACGCAAAACCATTCCGTTGCCGGCGCGCCGGCGTAGGCCGCTCTTGCCGCGCTCGATCAAAGTCATCGGCGCCAAAGCCAACAATCTAAAGAACATCGACATCGAGATTCCCCTCGGCATGTTGGTCTGCATTACCGGCGTGTCGGGCTCGGGCAAATCGAGCTTGGTCGACGAAGTACTGCACCGCAATCTGAAAAAGCTTAAAGAAGCGCCCACCGCCAGCGTCACAGATTGTGAGAAAATCCTCGGCGTCGAAAAAATTTCCGAAGTCCTGCTGGTCGATCAAGCGCCGGTGGGCACCACGCCGCGCTCGAATCCGGCGACTTACATGAAAGCCTTCGACGGCGTGCGTAAACTTTTCGCCAGCGCCGACCTATCGCGCCTGCGCGGTTACACGCCGTCGACTTTTTCCTTCAACGTCGAAGGCGGCCGCTGCGAAACCTGCCGCGGCGAAGGTTTCGAAAAAGTCGAGATGCAGTTTCTCTCCGACGTTTATACGTCTTGTCCCGAATGCCACGGCAGCCGTTACCGCGAGGAAGTTCTCGAAGTCAGCTATCGCGGCCGCAACATTCGCCAGGTGCTCGATCTGACCATCACCGACGCGTTGGAATTTTTCAAAGACACGGCGGACATCCACAACAGCTTGCTGCCGCTGCGCGCCGTCGGTTTGGAATACGTCCGCCTGGGCCAGCCGCTGACGACGCTTTCGGGCGGCGAATCCCAACGTTTGAAACTCGCGTCCCATATGGCGCGGGCGAAAAAGGCCGGCGCGCTGTTTATTTTTGACGAGCCCACCACGGGTCTTCACTTCCACGACATCGAGCGCTTGCTCTGGGCGTTCAACGAATTGATCGAGCAAGGCCACTCGGTGGTCGTCATCGAGCATAATTTAGAAGTGATCAAGTGCGCCGACCACATCATCGACCTCGGTCCCGAAGGCGGCGACAAGGGCGGTGAGATCGTCGCCGTCGGCACGCCGGCGCAAATCGCCGCCGTCGAGCGTTCCCACACCGGCGTTTATCTACGGCCATATTTAAGTAAATCGCCGGCGCCGTTCGCGCCAGTGTTATTTGATGTAGGGGCAAGGCGTGCCTTGCCCTCCCAGATCGACGACAACGCCATCGCCATCGTCGGCGCCAAGGAACATAATTTAAAAAATATCAGCGTCAACATTCCGCGCGACCGCTTCGTCGTCTTCACCGGTCTGAGCGGCTCGGGAAAATCGACCCTGGCATTCGACATCGTCTACGCCGAAGGGCAGCGCCGCTACATCGATAGTCTGTCCGCCTACGCGCGCCAGTTTCTCGAAGTGATGGCGCGCCCCAACGTCGATTACGTTGCCGGCATACCGCCGACGGTGGCAATTGAACAGCGGCTGAGCCAAGGCGGGCGCAATTCCACCGTCGCCACGGTAACGGAAATCTATCACTACTTGCGTTTGCTCTACGCCAAAGTCGGCAAGCAGCATTGCGTCAGCTGTGGCCGGCAGATCCATGCGCTCACGCGCAGCCAAATTCTCGACCGCATCGGCCGCGCCTACCGCGGCAAAGACGTCTTGGTGTTAAGTCCATTGGTGCGCGGCCGCAAAGGTTTTCACAAAGAGATCATCGCCGGCGCCCGCCGCCTGGGCTACCGCCGGGCGCGCATCGACGGCAAACTGATGGATCTGCGCGCGCCGGAATTGACCAACGGCTTGGAGCGTTTCAAAGAGCACAACATCGACATCGTCGTCGGCAAGGCCAAAGCCGGCGGACGGGAAGTCGAAGCGATGATCGATCAAGCGCTGCGTTTGGGCAACGGCGTGATCCATTTGCTCTCCGATCGTGGCGAGCAAATATTCAATCAGCGGCTGTTCTGCCTCGGCTGCGGCATCGGCTACGAACCGCTCGACCCGCGGCTGTTTTCGTTTAACAGCCAGCAAGGCGCGTGCAAGGAATGCGCCGGCATGGGATTTATTTTCGATTTCGATCCCGGCTTGATTTTCGCCGACCCGCGCCAGCCGCTCAAAGATGCGCTGAGCGGCATTTCCGCCGGCTCTTCGGTGACCGGCTCCGAACTTGAACGCGCCATCAAGCGCTTGATCGAAAAATTAAAAGACGATCACGGCGTCGATATCGCTCAACCGTTCGCCAAATTGCCCAAGAACGTTCAGCAGGAAATTCTCCACGGTGGCAAAGGCCGGCGCGCCTTCGTCGGCTTGATTCCATTTCTAAAAGAACTGGCCGCCGCTGGCGATGAAAATGCCCGCAACGAGATCGACGAGCTGATGACCGAAACCACCTGCAACACCTGCGCCGGCCGGCGCCTCAACCCGCGCGCCCAAGCGGTCAAAGTCGAAGGCAAAGCGATCTGGGAGATCACCGGGCTCGCGGTGGACGACGCCAAAGAATATTTTGCCAAGCTCGATCTGTCCCACGCCGACAACTTGAACGCCGTGCGCGACCAAGCGGTGGCGGATAAAATCTTGAAGGAGATCGCCCAGCGTTTGAATTTTCTCTCTGAAGTCGGCCTGCCCTATTTAACCCTCGACCGGCGCGCTGACACGCTTTCCGGCGGCGAGGCCCAGCGCATTCGTCTGGCGGCGCAGCTGGGATCGAACTTACGCGGCGTCTGTTACATCCTCGACGAACCGACCATCGGTCTGCACCCGCGCGACAATGCCATGCTGCTGAAAACTTTGCGCCGGCTTGAACAATTGGGCAACAGCGTGCTGGTGGTCGAACATGACGAAGCGACGATTCAGTCGGCGGATTTAATTATCGATCTCGGCCCCGGCGCCGGCGTCCATGGCGGCAACGTGGTTTACATCGGCACGCCGGCGCAGATCAAAGCCAATCCCGATTCGCCCACCGGCGCTTACCTGCGCTCGGAGCGCAAACGGCTCGGCGCCAAACGCGATCTGAAAAAATCTCAGTGGCTGACCATTCGCGGCGCCAAGGCGCATAATCTGAAAAATCTCGACGTAAAAATTCCCTTGGGCATGTGGAGCTGCATCACCGGCATCTCGGGCTCGGGCAAGAGCACATTGATGCGCGACGTGCTTTACAAAGGCGTCAAACTGCTGCTCGGTCAATTCGCCGGCCGGCCCGGAGAACATAAAGAGATCGCCGGCTGGAAAGCGCTCGAACGGATCGTCGAAGTCGATCAAACCCCGATCGGTAAAACGCCGCGTTCGGTGCCGGCCTCCTACATCGGCGTGCTCGATGAAATTCGCAAACTCTACGCCCTGGCGCCGGAAGCGCGCCTGCGCGGCTACACGCCCAGCCGTTTTTCCTTCAACGTCAAAGGCGGCCGCTGCGAAGAGTGCGCCGGCCAAGGCAAGATTCGCAAGGAAATGAGTTTTCTCCCCGATGTCTTCGTCGACTGCGAAGCCTGCAACGGCCAACGCTTCAACGAGGAGACGTTGAATATCCGCTACAACGAAAAAAATATTTTCGAGGTTTTTTGTCTGACCGTGGAAGAAGCGGTGCCATTTTTTCACGCTTTTCCGAAAATCGGCCGGCCGCTAAAAGTGCTCGACGACATCGGCATGGGCTACATCAACCTCGGCCAATCGAGCAATACGCTTTCCGGCGGCGAAGCCCAGCGCATCAAGCTCGCCTACGAGCTGGGTAAGGAATCCCGCGGCACCACGCTCTACGTCCTCGACGAGCCGACCACGGGACTGCATTTCGTCGACGTGGAAAAGCTCATTCATATTCTTCATCGCCTCGTCGACATGGGTAACACCGTGGTCACCATCGAACATAACCTCGATATCGTCAAAGACGCCGACTACATCGTCGACCTCGGCCCCGAAGGCGGCGCCGCCGGCGGCCAGCTAGTCGCTTGTGGCGCGCCGTTGGAAATAATCAAAGACGGCAAAAAATCTTACACGGCGCGTTTTCTGCGCGAGTATTTGAATGGCGGCGCCAGCGCCGTAACACCAACCCGCAAAGCGGCGCGCAAAAGAGTGCCGGCATAG
- a CDS encoding 7-carboxy-7-deazaguanine synthase QueE: MRISEVFYSIQGEGRLLGVPSVFIRTSGCNLRCVWCDTPYSSWQPEGKSWSVKKLLDEVVKYPARHVVVTGGEPLLAPEVGTLTEQLKAAGLHITIETAATLFKPVQCDLISLSPKLANSTPWKRARGKFAAPHERRRLNLGVIQKYLDAHDYQLKFVVEQKADFGEIRRIIEQLRNVDAARVLIMAQGTTNRELNRRAKWIVEQCKFFGFSYTPRLHIQLFGNRRGT, encoded by the coding sequence ATGCGCATCAGCGAAGTTTTTTACTCGATCCAAGGCGAAGGCCGGCTGCTCGGTGTGCCGTCGGTGTTCATTCGCACGTCCGGTTGTAACCTACGCTGCGTCTGGTGCGATACGCCTTATAGTTCATGGCAGCCGGAAGGCAAGAGCTGGAGTGTTAAGAAACTCCTCGACGAGGTTGTCAAATATCCGGCGCGCCATGTGGTCGTCACCGGCGGCGAACCGCTGTTGGCGCCGGAGGTCGGCACGCTGACCGAGCAATTAAAAGCCGCCGGCCTGCATATCACCATCGAAACCGCGGCGACGCTGTTCAAGCCGGTGCAGTGCGATTTGATTTCCCTCAGTCCGAAGTTGGCCAATTCAACGCCGTGGAAAAGAGCGCGGGGAAAATTCGCCGCGCCGCATGAGCGCCGGCGGCTCAACCTTGGTGTGATTCAGAAATATTTAGACGCCCACGATTATCAGCTCAAGTTTGTCGTCGAGCAAAAAGCGGACTTCGGCGAAATTCGTCGGATCATCGAGCAACTGCGCAACGTCGATGCGGCGCGGGTCTTGATCATGGCGCAGGGGACGACCAACCGAGAGTTGAATCGGCGCGCTAAGTGGATCGTCGAGCAGTGTAAATTTTTTGGCTTCAGTTACACGCCGCGCTTGCATATTCAGCTGTTCGGTAATCGCCGCGGCACGTGA